A stretch of DNA from Gimesia chilikensis:
GGAACCGTCGGGCGCGCCGGGAAAGGTGCGGGCCAGATCCAGATCATCCGGACCACAGCGCTGGCAGCGTTCGTATGCGGGTTGATTCAGTACCGGCACCAGCGTGACTTTGCCGCTGAATTCAGCGGGTTTGAGCAGGGTGATCAGTTTGCGAATGGCGGCCATGGGTTCGTATTCATCGCCGTGTACGCCGCCGAGGATCAGCAGATGCGGTCCGGGTTGCTGGCCTGTGATGACAGTCGATTCAATGGGGGGCAAACTCGACATGGGGGTTACTTCAAGTGAGAGTGAGTTCGAGTGGTGAGCGCCAGGATCAGGATTTTGGTTCAGTTTTCCATTCAATTTTGGCCGTGGAACGCAGCTTCTGCAGCGTTTGATCGTAGAGTTCGCGGGAGAGCGTCTGAAAGAGTTCGCCACGCACGTCTTCCAGACTGAACTGGCCAGGGTGTTTCTTATTCAACGTGATGAGGTGCATGCCAAAGGGGGATTGGAAGGGTTCACTGATTTCACCTTCTTTGAGGGGGAAGACCTGTCTGGTGAAGACCAGCGGCATTTTTCCCCGATACGCGGAGGTGACCAGTTTGCCTCCCTCTGTTTTGCTGGGGGCCTGCGAATACTGGGCGGCAGCTTCGGCGAAGCTCAGCTTGCCGGACTGGATCTGATTCCGCAGATCCAGCAGCTTCTGTTTCGCTTGATCGATTTCCGTTGTGGACGCGTTGGGGGAGAGTTTCAGAAGAATTTGACTGGCTTCGACGCGGGTGCCATCCAGCTCTTCACGATGAGCGTTGAAATAAGCCTGCATTTTTTCCGGTGTGATTTCCTGTCGGGCATAGAGATTCCAGGCCAGCGGCAGGGCAATCGCAGCGCGGAGCTTTTCGGGAGTGAAGCCCATTTTCGTGAGTACCTGCTGCGGATTATCGCCTTTCTTGCGGATGAAGTTCTCGACTTTGACGACACTTTCATCCAACTGTTTCGGCGGGACTTCGATTTTCTGCGCTTTCAGAAATTCCTGGATCAGACGTTGATTGATCAGCTGCTCCAGCAGTTGCTGACGGAGAGCCGGCGGTGCATCGGTGATGCCACGTGAGAGCAGGGCAAATGAGAGGTCAGCCTCAGTCACCGTCTGGCCATTGACGGTCGCGAGCACCTCGTCGGCTTGTGTTGCAGCGCGAAGCGGTTGTCCTGCGGTGAGGCCCAGAAGAGCCAGGCAGAGGAGATATGTGAAAGAGTGACGGCGCGGCGATGACATCGTGAT
This window harbors:
- a CDS encoding peptidylprolyl isomerase, translated to MSSPRRHSFTYLLCLALLGLTAGQPLRAATQADEVLATVNGQTVTEADLSFALLSRGITDAPPALRQQLLEQLINQRLIQEFLKAQKIEVPPKQLDESVVKVENFIRKKGDNPQQVLTKMGFTPEKLRAAIALPLAWNLYARQEITPEKMQAYFNAHREELDGTRVEASQILLKLSPNASTTEIDQAKQKLLDLRNQIQSGKLSFAEAAAQYSQAPSKTEGGKLVTSAYRGKMPLVFTRQVFPLKEGEISEPFQSPFGMHLITLNKKHPGQFSLEDVRGELFQTLSRELYDQTLQKLRSTAKIEWKTEPKS